A DNA window from Mus pahari chromosome 13, PAHARI_EIJ_v1.1, whole genome shotgun sequence contains the following coding sequences:
- the Rtn4 gene encoding reticulon-4 isoform X4: MDDQKKHWKDRVVDLLYWRDIKKTGVVFGASLFLLLSLTVFSIVSVTAYIALALLSVTISFRIYKGVIQAIQKSDEGHPFRAYLESEVAVSEELVQKYSNAALGHVNSTIKELRRLFLVDDLVDSLKFAVLMWVFTYVGALFNGLTLLILALISLFSIPVIYERHQAQIDHYLGLANKSVKDAMAKLQAKIPGLKRKAE; this comes from the exons ATGGACGATCAAAAGAAACATTGGAAGGACAGGG TTGTTGACCTCCTCTACTGGAGAGACATTAAGAAGACTGGAGTGGTGTTTGGTGCCAGCTTATTCCTGCTGCTGTCCCTGACAGTGTTCAGCATTGTGAGTGTAACGGCCTACATTGCCTTGGCCCTGCTGTCTGTGACTATCAGCTTTAGGATATATAAGGGTGTGATCCAAGCTATCCAGAAATCAGATGAAGGCCACCCATTCAG ggcaTATTTGGAATCTGAAGTTGCTGTATCAGAGGAATTGGTTCAGAAATATAGTAATGCTGCTCTTGGTCATGTGAACAGCACAATAAAAGAACTGAGGCGTCTCTTCCTAGTTGATGATTTAGTTGATTCCCTGAAG TTTGCAGTGTTGATGTGGGTGTTTACTTACGTTGGTGCCTTGTTCAATGGTTTGACACTACTGATTTTAG cTCTGATCTCACTCTTCAGTATTCCTGTTATATATGAACGGCATCAG GCACAGATAGATCATTATCTAGGACTTGCAAACAAGAGCGTTAAGGATGCCATGGCCAA aCTCCAAGCAAAAATTCCTGGATTGAAGCGCAAAGCAGAATGA